The proteins below come from a single Cylindrospermopsis raciborskii Cr2010 genomic window:
- the gpmI gene encoding 2,3-bisphosphoglycerate-independent phosphoglycerate mutase: MTKAPVSPVVLVILDGWGYCEDKRGNAIAAAETPIMDGLWAGYPHTLIRTSGKAVGLPEGQMGNSEVGHLNIGAGRVVPQELVRISDAVEDGSLATNSALLNICQEVKSRNGKLHLVGLCSNGGVHSHITHLLGLLDFAKSQQVSDVCIHAIMDGRDTQPVDGIKTIQQLQNYIDRVGVGRITTISGRYYAMDRDRRWDRVQLAYDVMTQEGAGKGKTAVEVLQSLYAEGVTDEFILPVRIAPGAISPGDGVIFFNFRPDRARELTQAFVSRNFEGFPREQITPLSFVTFTQYDPELPVSVAFAPQNLQNMLGEVIANHGLKQFRTAETEKYAHVTYFFNGGLEYAYEGEDRAMVASPQVPTYDKEPQMSADAVTSLAISAIEKRIYSLIVMNYANPDMVGHTGKVDATVVAIQTVDRCLGKLVESVGRAGGTLIITADHGNAEYMVDENGSPWTAHTTNPVPLILIEGEKLKIPGYGANVDLRNDGKLSDIAPTILDILKLPQPPEMTGKSLLRATEYDLQFPRRPVQVGL, from the coding sequence ATGACCAAAGCACCTGTTAGTCCTGTGGTGCTAGTCATTTTAGACGGATGGGGCTATTGTGAGGATAAACGTGGAAACGCGATCGCAGCTGCTGAAACTCCCATTATGGACGGTTTATGGGCAGGTTATCCCCACACCCTCATCCGCACATCAGGAAAAGCCGTAGGGTTGCCAGAGGGTCAAATGGGCAATTCAGAAGTTGGTCATTTGAACATTGGCGCTGGAAGAGTGGTTCCCCAAGAACTGGTACGCATCTCTGATGCTGTAGAAGATGGTTCTCTAGCTACTAATTCCGCACTTCTCAACATTTGCCAAGAAGTGAAATCCCGAAATGGCAAGTTGCATCTAGTTGGCCTTTGTTCTAATGGAGGGGTACATTCTCATATTACCCATCTGTTAGGCTTGCTTGATTTTGCTAAATCACAGCAAGTTTCGGACGTATGTATTCACGCTATTATGGATGGGCGTGACACCCAACCAGTGGATGGAATCAAAACCATCCAACAATTGCAAAACTATATAGACCGTGTGGGAGTAGGAAGAATAACTACTATCAGTGGTCGATATTATGCTATGGACAGAGACCGTCGTTGGGACAGGGTTCAACTGGCCTACGATGTAATGACACAAGAGGGTGCTGGTAAAGGAAAAACAGCTGTAGAGGTTTTGCAGTCTCTATATGCTGAGGGGGTAACCGATGAGTTTATCCTTCCTGTGAGAATTGCTCCTGGTGCAATTAGTCCTGGTGATGGGGTGATATTCTTTAATTTTCGCCCAGACCGGGCCAGGGAATTGACTCAGGCTTTTGTCAGTCGTAATTTTGAGGGTTTTCCACGGGAGCAAATTACACCCCTGTCCTTTGTGACCTTTACCCAATATGATCCCGAGTTGCCTGTATCTGTAGCATTTGCCCCCCAGAACTTACAGAATATGTTGGGTGAGGTGATTGCTAATCATGGTCTCAAGCAGTTTCGCACTGCAGAAACTGAAAAGTATGCTCATGTCACCTATTTCTTTAATGGGGGATTAGAGTATGCTTATGAAGGTGAAGACAGAGCAATGGTAGCAAGTCCCCAGGTTCCTACATACGATAAGGAACCCCAAATGTCTGCTGACGCTGTGACAAGTTTGGCTATTTCCGCTATAGAGAAAAGAATTTATTCTTTAATAGTGATGAATTATGCCAACCCTGACATGGTAGGACATACGGGGAAAGTGGATGCTACCGTGGTGGCCATTCAAACTGTTGATCGATGTTTGGGCAAACTGGTAGAAAGCGTGGGTAGAGCAGGTGGCACATTGATCATTACAGCTGATCATGGCAATGCTGAGTATATGGTAGATGAAAATGGCAGTCCCTGGACAGCTCATACTACTAACCCAGTTCCCTTGATTTTAATCGAAGGAGAAAAGCTGAAAATACCAGGATATGGTGCAAATGTTGATTTGCGTAATGATGGCAAACTATCGGACATTGCTCCCACCATTCTGGATATTTTGAAACTACCTCAACCTCCAGAAATGACTGGTAAATCCCTCTTGAGAGCGACCGAATATGATTTACAATTCCCTCGTAGACCTGTACAAGTGGGATTGTAA